Proteins found in one Triticum urartu cultivar G1812 chromosome 4, Tu2.1, whole genome shotgun sequence genomic segment:
- the LOC125552154 gene encoding aspartic proteinase PCS1-like — protein sequence MDMDSFIVLLFLFLARAEAASHGVGREGKAGGAVLLPLRLQEVAPPPRAPANRLRFRHNVSLTVSVAVGTPPQNVTMVLDTGSELSWLLCNGSSVSPPAPFNASASFTYGAVDCSSPACVWRGRDLPVRPFCDAPPSTACRVSISYADASSADGLLVADTFVLGAQAVPALFGCITSYSSSTAANNNATDPSEAATGLLGMNRGSLSFVTQTATLRFAYCIAPGQGPGILLLGGDGGAAPPLNYTPLIEISQPLPYFDRVAYSVQLEGIRVGRALLAIPKSVLTPDHTGAGQTMVDSGTQFTFLLADAYAALKGEFLNQTRSLLAPLGEPGFVFQSAFDACFRGPEERVSAASRLLPEVGLVLRGAEVAVAGEKLLYSVPGERRGEEGEEAVWCLTFGNSDMAGMSAYVIGHHHQQDVWVEYDLQNGRVGFAPARCELATQRLGAQV from the coding sequence ATGGACATGGACTCCTTTATCGTTCTCCTCTTCCTCTTTCTTGCGCGAGCGGAGGCGGCGAGCCACGGCGTTGGTAGAGAAGGCAAGGCTGGGGGAGCGGTGCTCCTTCCGCTCAGGCTGCAGGAGGTGGCGCCCCCGCCGCGAGCGCCGGCGAACCGGCTGCGGTTCCGCCACAATGTGAGCCTCACGGTGTCGGTGGCTGTCGGCACGCCGCCGCAGAACGTCACGATGGTGCTCGACACCGGCAGCGAGCTCTCCTGGCTGCTCTGCAACGGGAGCTCCGTGTCGCCGCCCGCGCCGTTCAACGCGTCCGCTTCTTTCACATACGGCGCCGTCGATTGCTCGTCGCCGGCGTGCGTGTGGCGCGGACGTGACCTGCCCGTCCGCCCGTTCTGTGACGCGCCGCCGTCCACCGCCTGCCGCGTCTCCATCTCCTACGCAGACGCCTCCTCGGCCGACGGCCTCCTCGTTGCCGACACCTTCGTCCTCGGCGCGCAGGCCGTGCCCGCCCTGTTCGGCTGCATCACCTCCTATTCCTCCAGCACGGCCGCCAACAACAACGCCACTGACCCGTCGGAGGCGGCGACCGGCCTACTCGGCATGAACCGTGGCAGCCTCTCCTTCGTGACGCAGACGGCGACCCTCCGCTTCGCCTACTGTATCGCCCCCGGCCAAGGACCCGGCATCCTCCTcctcggcggcgacggcggcgcggccCCGCCGCTGAACTACACGCCGCTGATAGAGATTTCCCAGCCGCTGCCGTACTTCGACCGGGTGGCCTACTCCGTGCAGCTGGAGGGCATCCGCGTGGGGCGCGCCCTGCTCGCCATCCCCAAGTCCGTGCTCACGCCGGACCACACGGGCGCCGGGCAGACCATGGTGGACTCCGGCACGCAGTTCACCTTCCTCCTGGCCGACGCCTACGCGGCGCTCAAGGGCGAGTTCCTGAACCAGACGCGGTCGCTGCTCGCCCCGCTCGGCGAGCCGGGCTTCGTGTTCCAGAGCGCGTTCGACGCGTGCTTCCGCGGCCCGGAGGAGCGAGTGTCGGCGGCAAGCCGGCTTCTCCCCGAGGTGGGCCTGGTGCTCCGCGGCGCGGAGGTGGCCGTGGCCGGGGAGAAGCTCCTGTACAGTGTACCCGGCGAGCGGcgcggggaggagggggaggaggctGTGTGGTGCCTGACGTTCGGGAACTCGGACATGGCCGGCATGTCGGCGTACGTGATCGGGCATCACCACCAGCAGGACGTGTGGGTGGAGTACGACCTTCAGAACGGCCGAGTCGGCTTCGCGCCGGCGCGCTGTGAGCTCGCCACCCAGCGCCTCGGCGCCCAAGTGTAG